In one Sphingomonas sp. AP4-R1 genomic region, the following are encoded:
- a CDS encoding class I SAM-dependent RNA methyltransferase, giving the protein MSIVTRLAARGDGATDDGRFVALTAPGDGVAEDGTITPGPHHATPPCRHYPKCGGCQLQHVDDETFADFLVDRVAGALRAQGLALPEIRAPHLSPPRTRRRAALRAERIGHRVVLGFNEEASHRIVDLAECHVLAPDLFALVAPLRALLGTMLDRKKSAEIRLTRADQGIDVLLSGVTADGLQASEAITDFAQAHGLARLALDDGYGPQSRWEPDAATVTLGGVAVPLPHNAFLQATPDGEAALVESVLEIVGDAATVADLFAGLGTFALPLSAGAKVLAGEGARDPMLALKSAAARAGRAVVADHRDLFRRPYTTKEVSRFDAVVLDPPRAGAKEQVAELATADVSRLAYVSCNPATFARDVATLAAGGWRLEWVRPIGQFRWSTHVELVAALVR; this is encoded by the coding sequence ATGAGCATTGTGACGAGACTGGCCGCGCGCGGCGACGGCGCGACCGACGACGGCCGCTTCGTGGCGCTGACGGCCCCCGGCGACGGGGTGGCGGAGGATGGGACGATCACGCCCGGCCCGCATCATGCGACGCCGCCCTGCCGCCATTATCCGAAGTGCGGCGGCTGCCAGCTGCAGCATGTGGATGACGAAACCTTCGCGGACTTCCTCGTCGATCGCGTGGCGGGGGCGCTGCGTGCGCAGGGGCTGGCGTTGCCCGAGATCCGCGCGCCGCATCTCTCGCCGCCGCGCACGCGCCGCCGCGCCGCGCTCCGCGCCGAGCGGATCGGGCATCGCGTGGTGCTGGGCTTCAACGAAGAGGCGAGCCACCGCATCGTCGATCTGGCCGAATGCCATGTGCTGGCGCCCGATCTCTTCGCTTTGGTGGCGCCGCTGCGCGCACTGCTCGGCACGATGCTGGATCGCAAGAAAAGCGCGGAGATCCGCCTGACGCGCGCCGATCAGGGGATCGACGTGCTGCTCTCGGGCGTGACGGCGGACGGGCTGCAGGCGAGCGAGGCGATCACCGACTTCGCGCAGGCGCATGGCCTCGCCCGGCTGGCGCTGGACGACGGCTATGGCCCGCAATCCCGCTGGGAGCCCGATGCGGCGACGGTGACGTTGGGCGGCGTGGCCGTGCCGCTGCCGCACAACGCCTTCCTGCAGGCGACGCCCGACGGCGAGGCGGCTCTGGTGGAAAGCGTGCTGGAGATCGTGGGCGATGCCGCGACGGTGGCGGATCTGTTCGCGGGGCTGGGCACGTTCGCGCTGCCGCTGTCGGCGGGGGCGAAGGTGCTGGCCGGCGAGGGCGCGCGCGATCCCATGCTGGCGCTGAAGAGCGCGGCGGCGCGGGCGGGGCGCGCGGTGGTGGCCGATCATCGCGACCTGTTCCGCCGGCCCTATACGACCAAGGAAGTGTCGCGCTTCGACGCGGTGGTGCTCGATCCGCCGCGCGCGGGCGCGAAGGAGCAGGTGGCGGAGCTGGCGACGGCGGACGTGTCGCGGCTGGCTTATGTGTCGTGCAACCCGGCCACCTTCGCGCGCGATGTGGCGACGCTGGCGGCCGGGGGCTGGCGGCTGGAGTGGGTGCGCCCGATCGGCCAGTTCCGCTGGTCGACGCATGTGGAGTTGGTGGCCGCGCTGGTGCGGTGA
- a CDS encoding N-formylglutamate amidohydrolase gives MSEAWIDIEGRGPALLIGDHASDRVPDGIALGVPEAVMREHVAIDIGVAPLARALCARIGMPGILGNVSRLVIDLNREADAAGLVPKTSDGHAIPGNADLGDEGRGKRLALFWLPYHAHVAEMITERAPKLLVSLHSFTPALRGGGAPRPWQVGVLYNQDARAARIAIPLLEAAGIVTGDNEPYSGQVLNATMNRHGEGNGIPYLGLEVRQDLIGDEAGVAAWCERLAPVIEAVIAAV, from the coding sequence ATGAGCGAGGCGTGGATCGATATCGAGGGGCGCGGGCCGGCGCTCCTGATCGGGGATCATGCCTCGGATCGTGTGCCGGACGGCATCGCGCTCGGCGTGCCGGAGGCGGTGATGCGCGAGCATGTCGCGATCGATATCGGCGTGGCGCCGCTGGCGCGGGCGCTGTGCGCGCGGATCGGGATGCCGGGCATTCTCGGCAACGTCTCGCGCCTCGTGATCGATCTCAACCGGGAGGCGGACGCGGCCGGGCTGGTGCCGAAGACGAGCGACGGCCATGCCATCCCGGGCAATGCCGATCTGGGCGATGAGGGGCGGGGGAAGAGGCTGGCCCTGTTCTGGCTGCCTTATCACGCGCATGTCGCGGAGATGATCACGGAGCGGGCGCCGAAGCTGCTCGTATCGTTGCACAGCTTCACGCCCGCGCTGCGCGGCGGCGGCGCACCCCGGCCGTGGCAGGTGGGCGTGCTCTACAATCAGGACGCGCGCGCGGCGCGGATCGCCATCCCGTTGCTGGAGGCGGCCGGGATCGTGACCGGAGACAATGAGCCTTATTCGGGCCAGGTGCTGAACGCGACGATGAACCGCCACGGCGAGGGGAATGGCATCCCCTATCTGGGACTGGAAGTGCGGCAGGACCTGATCGGCGACGAGGCCGGTGTGGCGGCGTGGTGCGAGCGGCTTGCGCCGGTGATCGAGGCCGTGATCGCGGCGGTTTAG
- a CDS encoding 4-(cytidine 5'-diphospho)-2-C-methyl-D-erythritol kinase: MTFATDAALDAAPEAAPGAAPDIAYAKLNLALHVRSRGEDGYHVLETLFAFCTDGDRLTLEDEPGLRLEGPFAAALSGEGDNLVTRAAREWAALFGGAQAGFRLEKNLPIASGIGGGSADAAAALRLLAARDGIDPADPRVHAIAAGLGADVPACVLSRAARGEGRGEQLVPVSLGRLTGQPVLLVNPGIALSTGAVFKAWDRIDRGALPQGVDAALEGRNDLEAPAVSLVPEIGDVLDLLGAQPGLLFARMSGSGATCFALFEDEAARDAAAAALPACWWRLATRLRP, from the coding sequence ATGACCTTTGCCACAGACGCGGCCCTCGATGCCGCTCCCGAAGCCGCGCCGGGCGCCGCCCCGGACATCGCTTATGCCAAGCTGAACCTCGCGCTGCATGTGCGGTCGCGCGGGGAAGATGGCTATCATGTGCTGGAGACATTGTTCGCCTTCTGCACCGATGGCGACAGGCTGACGCTGGAGGACGAACCCGGCCTGCGACTGGAGGGGCCGTTCGCGGCGGCGCTGTCGGGCGAGGGCGACAATCTGGTGACGCGTGCGGCGCGTGAGTGGGCCGCCCTGTTCGGCGGCGCGCAGGCGGGCTTCCGGCTGGAGAAGAATTTGCCGATCGCCTCCGGCATCGGTGGCGGATCGGCCGACGCGGCGGCGGCGCTGCGTCTGCTGGCCGCGCGCGACGGGATCGATCCGGCCGACCCCCGCGTCCACGCCATTGCGGCGGGGCTGGGCGCGGACGTGCCGGCCTGCGTGCTGTCGCGCGCGGCGCGGGGCGAGGGGCGGGGCGAGCAACTCGTGCCCGTCTCGCTCGGGCGGCTGACGGGGCAGCCGGTGCTGCTCGTCAATCCGGGCATCGCCTTGTCGACCGGCGCCGTGTTCAAGGCGTGGGACCGGATCGATCGCGGCGCGCTGCCACAGGGCGTGGATGCCGCGCTGGAGGGGCGCAACGATCTGGAGGCGCCGGCCGTCTCGCTGGTGCCGGAGATCGGCGACGTGCTGGATCTGCTCGGCGCGCAGCCGGGTCTGCTGTTCGCGCGCATGTCGGGCTCGGGCGCGACCTGCTTCGCGTTGTTCGAGGATGAGGCCGCGCGCGACGCGGCGGCGGCGGCATTGCCCGCCTGCTGGTGGCGGCTGGCGACGCGGCTGCGGCCCTGA
- a CDS encoding NAD(P)H-hydrate dehydratase, producing MAEPILTAAETRAAEQMLFDRGIAPVALMERAGKGVADAICAAFPEQAVLVACGPGNNGGDGYVVARLLAERGWPVRVAALADPVTDQAKAMRALWAGPVEAMPAAPAPLVVDALFGIGSRALDPALTAWLDAAEVVVAVDQPSGIETDSGAARGRTKAAALTVALGALKPVHALMPGAGLCGRAEVVELGLPLPEAARLARIGAPALRAPDATSNKYTRGKVVVVAGAMQGAAFLAAEAAQRAGAGYVEVTGDDLPFGTPLSLVRRAWDPEVLADKRIGAIVIGPGLAADSASRARLEVALVTGKPLVLDAGALGLLAQDKGKLGSRVRGNDDSSPLRHSRERGNPAAIRLLTPHAGEFERLFGPVGEDPLAAARKAAAESGALVLLKGATSIVAAPDGRALVGPVASPWLATAGTGDVLAGVCGAMLAQAAWHGFDPLEAVGAAIWLHARAAELAGPAMIADDLLWSLKRAVAKA from the coding sequence ATGGCCGAACCCATTCTGACCGCCGCGGAAACGCGCGCCGCCGAACAGATGCTGTTCGATCGCGGCATCGCGCCTGTCGCGCTGATGGAGCGTGCGGGCAAAGGCGTGGCGGATGCGATCTGCGCCGCATTCCCGGAGCAGGCGGTGCTGGTCGCCTGCGGGCCGGGCAATAATGGCGGGGACGGCTATGTCGTCGCGCGGCTGCTGGCCGAGCGGGGCTGGCCGGTGCGTGTGGCGGCGCTGGCCGATCCGGTGACGGATCAGGCGAAGGCGATGCGCGCGCTCTGGGCGGGGCCGGTGGAGGCGATGCCCGCCGCCCCTGCGCCTCTGGTGGTGGATGCCTTGTTCGGGATCGGATCGCGCGCGCTGGATCCGGCGCTGACGGCGTGGCTGGATGCGGCGGAGGTGGTGGTCGCGGTCGATCAGCCGAGCGGGATCGAGACGGATAGCGGCGCCGCGCGTGGGCGGACCAAGGCGGCGGCGCTGACGGTGGCGTTGGGCGCACTCAAGCCGGTGCATGCGCTGATGCCGGGCGCGGGGCTGTGCGGACGGGCGGAGGTGGTCGAACTCGGCCTGCCTTTGCCCGAGGCGGCGAGGCTCGCGCGGATCGGGGCTCCGGCGTTGCGGGCGCCGGATGCGACCAGCAACAAATATACGCGCGGCAAGGTCGTGGTCGTGGCGGGCGCGATGCAAGGTGCGGCCTTCCTCGCGGCCGAGGCAGCGCAGCGCGCGGGCGCGGGCTATGTCGAGGTGACGGGGGACGATCTGCCGTTCGGCACGCCTTTGTCGCTGGTGCGGCGGGCTTGGGATCCCGAGGTGCTGGCGGACAAACGCATCGGCGCGATCGTGATCGGGCCGGGGCTGGCGGCGGATTCTGCGAGCCGGGCGCGGCTGGAGGTGGCGCTGGTGACGGGCAAACCGCTGGTGCTGGATGCCGGGGCATTGGGATTGCTGGCGCAGGATAAGGGAAAACTGGGTTCCCGCGTTCGCGGGAATGACGATTCCTCACCCCTTCGTCATTCCCGCGAACGCGGGAACCCAGCGGCGATCCGTCTGCTCACGCCCCATGCTGGCGAGTTCGAGCGGCTTTTCGGGCCGGTGGGGGAGGACCCTCTGGCGGCGGCGCGCAAGGCGGCGGCCGAGAGCGGTGCGCTGGTGCTGCTGAAGGGCGCCACGTCGATCGTCGCCGCGCCGGACGGCCGCGCGCTGGTGGGGCCGGTCGCGTCGCCGTGGCTGGCGACGGCGGGGACGGGCGATGTGCTGGCGGGCGTGTGCGGCGCGATGCTGGCGCAGGCGGCGTGGCATGGCTTCGATCCGCTGGAAGCGGTAGGGGCGGCGATCTGGCTGCATGCCCGCGCGGCGGAGCTGGCGGGCCCGGCGATGATCGCCGACGATCTTTTGTGGAGTTTGAAGCGCGCTGTGGCCAAGGCATGA
- a CDS encoding electron transfer flavoprotein-ubiquinone oxidoreductase, with protein sequence MHERESMEYDVVIVGGGPAGLAAAIRLKQLASEKGAELSVCILEKGSEIGAHILSGAVVDPIALDELLPDWRTDGCPMAEVPVTENHHWFLSKGGKTAMPHLFTPGFMHNKGTYTGSLGNLCRWLAGKAEELGVEIFPGFAAAEVLFHDDGSVKGVATGDMGVARDGTHKPDYQPGMELHAKYTFFAEGARGSLTKEVKRIFDLEASCQPQVYGLGMKELWDIAPEKHAPGRVIHTQGWPLTEEVGGGFLYHQANGQVALGFVVGLGYKNPHLFPFEEFQRWKQHPAIRAILEGGRRVSYGARAINEGGWQSVPTLAFPGGALIGCSAGFVNVPRIKGSHTAMKSGMLAAEEAYAAVTAGRQGDVLAGYQPAVNASWISKELKLVRNSEPSIAKFGPLMGTVWAGLDMWMNTFGLGLPYTFKHHRDCSTLARKDHARPIDYPKPDGKISFDRLSSVFLSNTNHEEDQPIHLTLKDPEVPITVNLPLYDAPEQRYCPAGVYEIVGQDVGTPRLQINAQNCVHCKTCDIKDPTQNINWVVPEGGGGPNYPNM encoded by the coding sequence ATGCACGAGCGGGAATCGATGGAGTATGACGTGGTGATCGTCGGCGGTGGGCCGGCCGGTCTCGCCGCGGCGATCCGCCTGAAGCAGCTGGCTTCGGAGAAAGGCGCCGAGCTTTCGGTGTGCATCCTCGAAAAAGGGTCCGAAATCGGCGCGCATATCCTGTCGGGCGCGGTGGTGGATCCGATCGCGCTGGACGAGCTGCTGCCCGACTGGCGCACCGACGGCTGCCCGATGGCCGAAGTGCCGGTGACGGAGAATCATCACTGGTTCCTGTCGAAGGGTGGCAAGACGGCGATGCCGCACCTCTTCACGCCCGGCTTCATGCACAACAAGGGCACCTATACGGGCTCGCTCGGCAATCTGTGCCGCTGGCTGGCGGGCAAGGCCGAGGAGCTGGGCGTCGAGATCTTCCCCGGCTTCGCGGCGGCCGAGGTGCTGTTCCACGACGACGGATCGGTGAAGGGCGTCGCGACCGGCGACATGGGCGTGGCGCGCGACGGCACGCACAAGCCCGATTACCAGCCGGGCATGGAGCTGCACGCCAAATACACCTTCTTCGCGGAAGGCGCGCGCGGGAGCCTCACCAAGGAGGTGAAGCGCATCTTCGATCTGGAGGCGAGCTGCCAGCCGCAGGTTTACGGCCTCGGCATGAAGGAGCTGTGGGACATCGCCCCGGAGAAGCATGCGCCCGGCCGCGTGATCCACACGCAGGGCTGGCCGCTGACCGAGGAGGTGGGCGGCGGCTTCCTCTATCACCAGGCGAACGGGCAGGTGGCGCTCGGCTTCGTGGTGGGGCTGGGCTACAAGAATCCGCACCTCTTTCCGTTCGAGGAATTCCAGCGCTGGAAGCAGCATCCCGCGATCCGCGCGATCCTGGAGGGCGGGCGCCGCGTGAGCTACGGCGCGCGCGCGATCAACGAGGGCGGGTGGCAGTCCGTGCCGACTTTGGCCTTTCCCGGCGGCGCGCTGATCGGCTGTTCGGCGGGCTTCGTGAACGTGCCGCGCATCAAGGGCAGCCACACCGCGATGAAGAGCGGCATGCTGGCGGCCGAGGAGGCGTATGCGGCCGTGACGGCCGGGCGGCAGGGCGACGTGCTGGCCGGCTACCAGCCCGCCGTGAATGCCAGCTGGATCTCCAAGGAGCTGAAGCTCGTCCGCAATTCGGAGCCGTCCATCGCGAAGTTCGGGCCGCTGATGGGCACGGTCTGGGCCGGCCTCGACATGTGGATGAACACTTTCGGGCTCGGCCTGCCGTACACGTTCAAGCATCACCGGGACTGTTCGACGCTGGCGCGCAAGGACCATGCGCGGCCGATCGACTATCCCAAGCCCGACGGGAAGATCAGCTTCGATCGTCTCTCCTCGGTGTTCCTGTCGAACACCAATCACGAGGAGGATCAGCCGATCCATCTGACGCTGAAGGATCCGGAGGTGCCGATCACGGTGAACCTGCCGCTCTACGATGCGCCCGAGCAGCGTTACTGCCCGGCGGGCGTCTACGAGATCGTGGGGCAGGATGTCGGCACGCCGCGCCTGCAGATCAACGCGCAGAATTGTGTCCACTGCAAGACCTGCGACATCAAGGACCCCACACAGAATATCAACTGGGTCGTGCCCGAAGGCGGCGGCGGTCCCAACTATCCGAACATGTGA
- the ilvD gene encoding dihydroxy-acid dehydratase, whose translation MPTFDKSKLPSRHVSVGPEKAPHRSYYYAMGLSEEEIARPFVAVASAGNDSAPCNTTLDMQADACRIGVEQGGGMPRRFNTITVTDGIAMGHQGMKSSLVSREVIADSVELSVRGHCYDALVTFAGCDKSLPGMMMAMLRLNVPSIFVYGGSILPGRFHDRDVTVVDVFEVVGKYAAGACPLSEVTALEKVACPGHGACGGQFTANTMACVGEAIGLSLPNSNMVPAPYKSREEIAVAAGKQVMYLLEKNIRPRDICTREAFENAARIVAATGGSTNGGLHLPAMANECGIDFSLFDVAEIFKTTPYLADLKPGGRYVAKDMHAAGGVYMLMKTMLAEGLLHGDCLTVTGKTLAENIDEVTWNPDQKVIYDAKTPITPTGGVVGLKGSLAPEGAIVKVAGMKRLQFDGPARVFDREEDAFAAVETRDIAEGCVIVIRYEGPKGGPGMREMLSTTAALYGQGMGESVALITDGRFSGGTRGFCIGHVGPEAADGGPIALIEDGDIIRIDAEAGTIDLDVADDVLAERRAKWQPRMNDYQSGALWRYAKNVGPAWAGAVTHPGAKAETHMFADI comes from the coding sequence GTGCCCACATTCGACAAGTCCAAGCTGCCCAGCCGCCACGTTTCCGTCGGCCCCGAGAAGGCGCCGCATCGCTCTTATTATTATGCGATGGGCCTTTCCGAGGAGGAGATTGCGCGGCCGTTCGTGGCGGTGGCGAGTGCGGGCAATGACAGCGCGCCCTGCAACACCACGCTGGACATGCAGGCCGACGCCTGCCGCATCGGCGTGGAGCAGGGCGGCGGCATGCCGCGCCGCTTCAACACGATCACCGTGACCGACGGCATCGCCATGGGCCATCAGGGCATGAAGTCTTCGCTCGTCAGCCGCGAAGTGATCGCGGACTCGGTCGAGCTGTCGGTGCGTGGCCACTGCTATGATGCGCTGGTGACGTTCGCGGGGTGCGACAAATCGCTGCCCGGCATGATGATGGCGATGCTGCGGCTGAACGTGCCTTCCATCTTCGTCTATGGCGGATCGATCCTGCCGGGCCGCTTCCACGATCGCGACGTCACCGTGGTCGACGTGTTCGAGGTGGTCGGCAAATATGCGGCGGGCGCCTGCCCGCTGTCCGAAGTGACGGCGCTGGAGAAGGTGGCGTGCCCCGGCCATGGCGCGTGCGGCGGCCAGTTCACCGCGAACACGATGGCCTGCGTGGGCGAGGCGATCGGCCTGTCCCTGCCGAACAGCAACATGGTGCCCGCGCCCTACAAGAGCCGCGAGGAGATCGCGGTCGCGGCGGGCAAACAGGTGATGTACCTGCTGGAAAAGAATATCCGCCCGCGCGACATCTGCACGCGCGAAGCCTTCGAGAATGCGGCGCGCATCGTGGCGGCGACCGGCGGCTCCACCAATGGCGGGCTCCACCTGCCGGCGATGGCGAACGAATGCGGGATCGATTTCTCGCTGTTCGACGTGGCCGAGATCTTCAAGACCACGCCCTATCTGGCCGATCTGAAGCCGGGCGGCCGCTATGTCGCCAAGGACATGCACGCGGCGGGCGGCGTCTACATGCTGATGAAGACGATGCTGGCCGAAGGGCTGCTGCACGGCGACTGCCTGACCGTGACGGGCAAGACCCTCGCCGAGAATATCGACGAGGTGACGTGGAACCCGGACCAGAAGGTGATCTACGACGCGAAGACGCCGATCACGCCCACGGGCGGCGTGGTCGGCCTCAAGGGCTCGCTGGCGCCGGAGGGCGCGATCGTGAAGGTCGCCGGCATGAAGCGGCTGCAGTTCGACGGACCGGCGCGGGTGTTCGATCGCGAGGAAGATGCGTTCGCGGCTGTCGAGACGCGCGACATCGCCGAGGGCTGCGTGATCGTGATCCGCTATGAGGGGCCGAAGGGCGGCCCGGGCATGCGCGAGATGCTGTCGACCACGGCGGCGCTCTACGGGCAGGGCATGGGCGAGAGCGTGGCCCTGATCACCGACGGGCGCTTCTCGGGCGGCACGCGCGGCTTCTGCATCGGCCATGTCGGGCCCGAGGCGGCGGACGGCGGCCCGATCGCCTTGATCGAGGACGGCGACATCATCCGCATCGATGCCGAGGCGGGGACGATCGACCTCGACGTGGCGGACGACGTGCTGGCCGAGCGCCGGGCGAAGTGGCAGCCGCGCATGAACGATTATCAGTCGGGTGCGCTGTGGCGCTACGCGAAGAATGTCGGCCCGGCCTGGGCGGGGGCGGTGACGCATCCCGGCGCCAAGGCCGAGACGCATATGTTCGCGGATATCTGA
- a CDS encoding shikimate kinase: MIEIIERTPVRPARTLLLIGPGGAGKSMLGVQLAPLLGRALIDLDHEFLGRIGDISTFIRDAGYASYKTRNAQLAGEIICEITTPAVLVASSGFMTPDNPPLALEANRALLASTYSICLLPTRSLETSASIIVERQLTRPFSSGRFREDARIRARYPVYAKLGDAIIFSTAPAIEIAKAVARFLHGRI, translated from the coding sequence GTGATCGAGATCATAGAGCGCACGCCGGTCCGGCCAGCCCGAACCCTGCTTCTGATCGGCCCGGGAGGCGCCGGAAAGTCCATGCTGGGCGTGCAGCTTGCGCCGCTGCTGGGCCGCGCCCTGATCGATCTGGATCACGAGTTCCTTGGTAGAATCGGAGACATCAGCACGTTCATTCGCGACGCAGGCTATGCCTCCTACAAGACGCGAAACGCGCAGCTGGCGGGCGAAATCATATGCGAAATTACCACGCCCGCCGTGCTGGTCGCATCGTCCGGATTTATGACACCCGATAACCCGCCGCTGGCGCTGGAGGCCAATCGAGCCCTGCTGGCATCGACCTATTCGATATGCCTGCTTCCGACCCGCTCTCTCGAAACGAGCGCGAGCATCATCGTCGAGCGCCAGCTAACGCGCCCTTTCTCCAGCGGAAGATTCCGCGAGGACGCAAGAATCCGCGCCCGTTACCCGGTCTATGCGAAACTCGGTGACGCGATCATATTTTCCACGGCACCCGCCATCGAGATCGCGAAGGCGGTCGCACGGTTCCTGCACGGCCGCATCTGA
- a CDS encoding helix-turn-helix domain-containing protein — protein sequence MNPGTADEDWREDCAPRRVLELFATKWTSMILHVLDARHEGAARTGALQRSLPGISKKMFIQTLREMEETGLIVREVQSVMPPAVEYRLTPLGRRFVEPLELLYAWGRANADALDLLGRRPTSRRG from the coding sequence ATGAATCCCGGAACGGCGGACGAGGACTGGCGCGAGGATTGCGCGCCGCGCCGCGTGCTGGAGCTGTTCGCCACCAAATGGACGAGCATGATCCTCCATGTGCTGGACGCGCGCCACGAAGGCGCGGCGCGCACCGGCGCGCTGCAGCGGAGCCTGCCCGGCATCTCCAAGAAGATGTTCATCCAGACGTTGCGCGAGATGGAGGAGACGGGGCTGATCGTACGCGAGGTGCAGAGCGTGATGCCGCCGGCCGTGGAATATCGCCTGACGCCGCTGGGGCGCCGCTTCGTCGAGCCGCTGGAGCTGCTCTATGCGTGGGGCCGCGCCAATGCGGATGCGCTCGACCTGCTGGGAAGGCGTCCCACGTCGCGGCGTGGCTGA
- the gpmA gene encoding 2,3-diphosphoglycerate-dependent phosphoglycerate mutase — protein sequence MPTLVLIRHGQSAWNLENRFTGWWDVNLTEQGIAEAKAAGELMAAKGLDFDICYTSLQTRAIKTLNLALEAMGRLWLPVVKDWRLNERHYGGLTGLNKAETAARHGDDQVKIWRRSFDIPPPVLEPGGEFDLAADRRYAGIPIPNTESLKDTIARVLPYWDGVIAPDLKAGKRVVISAHGNSLRALVKHLSHISDDEITGLEIPTGQPIVYELDEALNATDRYYLSER from the coding sequence TTGCCGACACTCGTGCTGATCCGCCACGGGCAATCCGCCTGGAATCTGGAAAACCGTTTCACCGGCTGGTGGGACGTGAACCTGACCGAGCAGGGCATCGCCGAGGCCAAGGCGGCGGGCGAGCTGATGGCGGCCAAGGGCCTCGATTTCGACATCTGCTATACCAGCCTTCAGACGCGCGCGATCAAGACGCTGAACCTCGCTTTGGAGGCGATGGGCCGTTTGTGGCTGCCGGTGGTGAAGGACTGGCGGCTGAACGAGCGCCATTATGGCGGGCTGACCGGCCTCAACAAGGCGGAGACGGCGGCCAGGCATGGCGACGATCAGGTGAAGATCTGGCGCCGCTCGTTCGACATTCCCCCGCCCGTGCTGGAGCCGGGCGGCGAATTCGATCTGGCGGCCGACCGCCGCTATGCGGGCATCCCGATCCCGAACACGGAAAGCCTGAAGGACACGATCGCGCGCGTGCTGCCTTATTGGGACGGCGTGATCGCGCCGGACCTGAAGGCGGGCAAGCGCGTGGTGATCTCGGCGCACGGTAATTCGCTGCGCGCGCTGGTGAAGCACCTCTCGCACATTTCGGACGACGAGATCACCGGGCTGGAAATCCCGACCGGCCAGCCGATCGTCTATGAGCTGGACGAGGCGCTGAACGCGACCGATCGTTATTATCTGAGCGAGCGGTGA
- a CDS encoding SDR family oxidoreductase, translated as MAGTALVVGASGIVGSATAELLNAEGWTVHGLARRPTVQPGVNPIAADLLDPAATREALKDLNPDAVFITTWLRQDNEAENIRVNSAMVRHLLDALPKPTGPRHVALVTGLKHYLGPFEAYGKGTLPQTPFREEQGRLDVDNFYYAQEDEVFAAAARDGFSWSVHRPHTVIGKAVGNAMNMGTTLAAYATLCRETGRPFTFPGSAAQWEGLTDMTDARLLARHLLWAATTPAARNEAFNVVNGDIFRWSWMWRRIAEWFGVERAPFDVIVRPLEQQMAEDAPIWRRIAEREGLAEPDLARLASPWHTDADLGRPIEVVTDMSKSRRMGFTAYQATDDAFFDLFTQLRADRLIP; from the coding sequence ATGGCCGGCACGGCATTGGTGGTGGGCGCGAGCGGTATCGTCGGCAGCGCGACGGCGGAATTGCTGAATGCGGAGGGCTGGACGGTCCACGGCCTCGCCCGCCGCCCCACGGTGCAGCCGGGCGTGAACCCCATCGCCGCCGATTTGCTCGACCCCGCCGCCACGCGGGAGGCGCTCAAGGATCTGAACCCCGACGCCGTCTTCATCACCACCTGGCTTCGGCAAGACAATGAGGCGGAGAATATCCGCGTCAATTCGGCGATGGTGCGCCATCTGCTGGATGCGCTGCCCAAGCCCACCGGCCCGCGCCACGTCGCGCTGGTGACGGGCCTGAAGCATTATCTCGGGCCGTTCGAGGCTTACGGCAAAGGCACGCTTCCCCAGACGCCGTTCCGCGAGGAACAGGGTCGGCTCGACGTCGACAATTTCTATTATGCGCAGGAGGATGAGGTGTTCGCCGCCGCCGCGCGCGACGGCTTCAGCTGGAGCGTCCACCGCCCGCATACCGTGATCGGCAAGGCCGTGGGCAATGCGATGAACATGGGCACGACGCTCGCCGCTTATGCCACGCTCTGCCGCGAGACGGGCCGGCCCTTCACCTTCCCCGGCTCGGCCGCCCAGTGGGAAGGGCTCACCGACATGACCGACGCGCGCCTGCTCGCCCGCCATCTGCTGTGGGCCGCCACCACGCCCGCGGCGCGCAACGAGGCGTTCAACGTCGTCAATGGCGACATCTTCCGCTGGAGCTGGATGTGGCGCCGCATCGCCGAATGGTTCGGCGTCGAGCGCGCGCCGTTCGACGTGATCGTCCGCCCGCTGGAGCAGCAGATGGCGGAGGACGCCCCCATCTGGCGCCGCATCGCCGAGCGCGAGGGTCTGGCCGAACCCGATCTCGCCCGCCTGGCCTCGCCCTGGCACACCGACGCCGATCTCGGCCGCCCGATCGAGGTGGTCACCGACATGTCGAAGAGCCGCCGCATGGGCTTCACCGCCTATCAGGCGACCGACGACGCCTTCTTCGACCTCTTCACCCAGCTCCGCGCGGACCGGCTGATTCCGTAG